Proteins from a genomic interval of Streptomyces sp. NBC_00820:
- the chvE gene encoding multiple monosaccharide ABC transporter substrate-binding protein yields MRNRRAVLTATATAAALSLALTACGQNSEGGSKDKGGDAKGGTIGIAMPTKSSERWIADGANVVKNLQAKGYKTKLVFGEDNPDTQVSQIENLITQGVKGLIVAAIDNKSLNNVLQEAADAHIPVIAYDRLILGTKNVDYYASFDNEKVGRLQGSYIVHKLGLDGGKKGPFNIELFAGSNDDNNTKYFFNGAMSVLQPYIDKKQLVVRSGQTALNKVTTLRWDGTTAQHRMEDVLTSSYRSGRVDAVLSPYDGISIGILSALKSDGYGSAGKPLPVVTGQDAELASVKSIIAGEQTQTVYKDTRELAKVAASMVDDTLKGRKPQVNDAKTYDNGTKVVPAYLLQPVSVDKANYRQVLVDGGYYTESELK; encoded by the coding sequence ATGCGCAACCGCAGAGCCGTACTCACCGCGACGGCCACGGCCGCCGCGCTCTCCCTCGCCCTGACCGCCTGCGGACAGAACAGCGAGGGCGGCAGCAAGGACAAGGGCGGCGACGCCAAGGGCGGCACGATCGGCATCGCGATGCCGACCAAGTCCTCCGAACGCTGGATCGCCGACGGCGCCAACGTCGTCAAGAACCTCCAGGCCAAGGGGTACAAGACCAAGCTGGTCTTCGGCGAGGACAACCCCGACACCCAGGTCTCGCAGATCGAGAACCTGATCACGCAGGGGGTGAAGGGGCTGATCGTCGCGGCGATCGACAACAAGTCCCTGAACAACGTGCTCCAGGAGGCCGCGGACGCGCACATCCCGGTCATCGCCTACGACCGTCTGATCCTCGGCACGAAGAACGTCGACTACTACGCCTCGTTCGACAACGAGAAGGTCGGCCGGCTGCAGGGCTCGTACATCGTGCACAAGCTCGGCCTGGACGGCGGGAAGAAGGGCCCGTTCAACATCGAGCTGTTCGCCGGCTCCAACGACGACAACAACACCAAGTACTTCTTCAACGGCGCGATGAGCGTGCTCCAGCCGTACATCGACAAGAAGCAGCTGGTGGTCAGGTCCGGGCAGACGGCGCTGAACAAGGTCACCACCCTGCGCTGGGACGGCACCACCGCGCAGCACCGGATGGAGGACGTCCTCACCTCCTCCTACCGCAGCGGCCGGGTCGACGCGGTGCTCTCCCCGTACGACGGCATCTCCATCGGCATCCTGTCGGCGCTGAAGTCGGACGGCTACGGCTCGGCCGGCAAGCCGCTGCCGGTCGTCACCGGGCAGGACGCCGAGCTGGCCTCGGTGAAGTCGATCATCGCCGGTGAGCAGACGCAGACCGTCTACAAGGACACCCGCGAGCTGGCCAAGGTCGCCGCGTCCATGGTCGACGACACCCTCAAGGGCAGGAAGCCTCAGGTCAACGACGCCAAGACGTACGACAACGGCACCAAGGTCGTGCCCGCCTACCTGCTGCAGCCGGTCAGCGTCGACAAGGCGAACTACCGGCAGGTGCTGGTCGACGGCGGTTACTACACCGAGTCCGAGCTCAAGTAA